From the Desulfuromonas thiophila genome, the window TGAAATCTGCGAGGATGGCTGGGTCGCCAGCCCTTTGAGCGGTCCGCAGGCGCTGGCTGGTGCGACGCTGCTGTGCAATCCCTCGGCCAGCCCCGAGGTGCTGGGCAAGGCCGACTACCGCCGTCAGCTGGTGCAGTCACAGTCGGCCCGCTGCCTGGCGGTCTATGCCTATGCCTCCGCCGGTCCCGGCGAATCCTCCACGGATCTGGTGTTTTCCGGCCACAGTCTGGTGGCCGAAAACGGTCATCTGCTGGCCGAATCCGAACGTTTTTCCTTTGCTAGCCAGCTGCTCTGTGTCGATGTCGATGTCGAACTGCTGCAGCAGGAGCGGCAACGCAACAACAGCTTTGCGGTCGGGGCCACGGCGGCCAGTTGGCGGCGGATTTCTTTCGACGTGGCCAGTCCGCCACAGAGCGCGCTGCTGCGCGTGCTGCCGGCTGAGCCTTTTGTGCCGGCACATGCGGCCGAGCGCCAGTCGCGCTGTGCCGAGATCTTTGCCCTGCAGAGCACGGCCCTGATGCGGCGCCTGCGCCATTTAGACTCGCGCCAGGTGGTTATTGGCCTGTCCGGCGGCCTCGATTCAACGTTGGCGTTGCTGGTTACCCTGCAGGCCTTCGACCGCCTTGGCCTGCCGCGCAGCGGCATCGTCGGTCTGACGATGCCGGGTTTTGGCACCAGCAGCCGTACCCGTACCAATGCCTGGCGCCTGATGGAACTGTTGGGGGTGACGGCGCGGGAAATCTCCATTGATGCGGCCGTGCGGCAACACTTCGCCGATATTGGCCATGACGAGGCGCTGCAGGATATTACCTACGAAAATGCCCAGGCGCGCGAACGTACCCAGATTCTGATGGACGTGGCCAACCAGGTGAGCGGCATCGTGATCGGCACCGGCGATTTGTCAGAGCTGGCGCTGGGCTGGTGTACCTACAACGCCGACCACATGTCCATGTACGCTGTCAATTGCGGTGTGCCCAAGACCCTGGTGCGCTATCTGGTTGCCTGGTGCGCCGAGCAGCTGTTCAGTGGTGAAGCCCGAACGGTGTTGCAGGATATCTGCGCCACGCCGGTTTCGCCGGAACTGCTGCCGCCGGCGGCCGATGGCAGTATCCGCCAGAAGACCGAAGATCAGGTCGGGCCCTATGTGCTGCACGATTTCTTTTTGTTCTACCTGCTGCGATACCAGTTCGCGCCCCGCAAGATTTATGCGCTGGCCTGCGGTGCTTTTGCCGGCCGTTATGACCAGGACGAAATTCTGCACTGGTTGCGGGTTTTCTATCGTCGGTTTTTCTCCCAGCAGTTCAAGCGTTCCTGTCTGCCCGACGGGCCCAAGATCGGCACCGTTGCCTTGTCGCCGCGTGGTGACTGGCGCATGCCCAGTGACGCGGCGGTGGCGCTGTGGCTGGAAGATCTGGAGCGTTTCGATGGCTGAGGAACAGGTATGCGGCGGCACCCTCTATGTGGTGGCGACCCCCATCGGTAATCTGGAGGATATCAGTTTACGGGCGCTGCGGGTGCTGCGCCAAGTGGCGCTGATCGCGGCCGAGGATACCCGCCACAGTCGCAAGTTGCTGGCGCATTACGGCATCGGCACACCCTTGACCTCCTGTTACGCTCATAATGAGGCCGACAAGAGTGCCGCTTTGCTTGATCGTTTGCACCAGGGCGCGGCCATTGCCCTGATCAGCGATGCCGGTACACCCGCCATCAGCGATCCGGGTGCGCTGCTGGTACAACACTGCATTGCCGCCGGCATTCCGGTGGTACCGGTGCCGGGCCCCTGCGCCGCCATTGCCGCCCTGTGCGCGGCTGGCCTGCCCACCGGCAGCTTCTGTTTTGACGGCTTTCTGCCGGCCAAAAGCAGTGCCCGTCGGCGCCAGCTGGCCAGCTATGTCGGCTTGCAGCGTACCCTGGTGCTGTACGAGGCGCCACACCGACTGTGCGCCTGTCTGCGTGATATCGTGGAACAACTGGGAGAGCTGCAGCCGGTGGCGGTGGCACGGGAGCTGACCAAGCGTCACGAAGAGCTGTTTCGCGGCAGCGCGGTTGA encodes:
- a CDS encoding NAD(+) synthase; the encoded protein is MSCPEPICAAQLPIAPSALGYVRLAVATPCLALADVGRNQSVIAELMRQAVQRGAELLLLPELCLTGYSCGDLFFQQALLDRAEQALLALARLTAELPLALVVGVPLRQHGRLFNCAAFVSGGRVRGLVPKTYLPNTQEFYEQRWFSRASAATEPLLQLADQVVPFGTDLLFQHQRLPACCVAIEICEDGWVASPLSGPQALAGATLLCNPSASPEVLGKADYRRQLVQSQSARCLAVYAYASAGPGESSTDLVFSGHSLVAENGHLLAESERFSFASQLLCVDVDVELLQQERQRNNSFAVGATAASWRRISFDVASPPQSALLRVLPAEPFVPAHAAERQSRCAEIFALQSTALMRRLRHLDSRQVVIGLSGGLDSTLALLVTLQAFDRLGLPRSGIVGLTMPGFGTSSRTRTNAWRLMELLGVTAREISIDAAVRQHFADIGHDEALQDITYENAQARERTQILMDVANQVSGIVIGTGDLSELALGWCTYNADHMSMYAVNCGVPKTLVRYLVAWCAEQLFSGEARTVLQDICATPVSPELLPPAADGSIRQKTEDQVGPYVLHDFFLFYLLRYQFAPRKIYALACGAFAGRYDQDEILHWLRVFYRRFFSQQFKRSCLPDGPKIGTVALSPRGDWRMPSDAAVALWLEDLERFDG
- the rsmI gene encoding 16S rRNA (cytidine(1402)-2'-O)-methyltransferase, with translation MAEEQVCGGTLYVVATPIGNLEDISLRALRVLRQVALIAAEDTRHSRKLLAHYGIGTPLTSCYAHNEADKSAALLDRLHQGAAIALISDAGTPAISDPGALLVQHCIAAGIPVVPVPGPCAAIAALCAAGLPTGSFCFDGFLPAKSSARRRQLASYVGLQRTLVLYEAPHRLCACLRDIVEQLGELQPVAVARELTKRHEELFRGSAVEALRHFSTQPVRGEIVLLLAPVAIATPRLELAEAVRQLLEQGLALRQIARQLAADYDCSGSAIYALAQQLRDAQVSDESESR